The Vicia villosa cultivar HV-30 ecotype Madison, WI linkage group LG1, Vvil1.0, whole genome shotgun sequence genome includes a region encoding these proteins:
- the LOC131655500 gene encoding uncharacterized protein LOC131655500 → MVLEGRGSGLNLDDNLLLALNGLWKSKTPSKVLIFGWRLLLNRIPTKVNLALRKILVDPLLVCCPLCGLEEEDVEHLFVRCSVTSLWWTKFCDWLDIDGALFRVAFRVGFLLGVWLCRNEIVFREVLLDSFDTMGLIKFLSWELFLSSFQVRDTALWVNWCVHPVLCF, encoded by the exons ATGGTGTTGGAAGGAAGGGGGAGTGGTCTGAATTTAGATGACAACCTTTTGCTTGCTTTGAATGGGCTATGGAAATCTAAAACTCCTAGTAAGGTTCTTATTTTTGGATGGAGATTGCTTTTGAATAGAATTCCAACAAAGGTAAATTTGGCTCTTAGGAAGATTTTGGTGGATCCGCTTCTTGTTTGTTGTCCTCTTTGTGGCTTGGAGGAGGAGGATGTGGAACATCTCTTTGTTCGTTGTTCGGTTACTTCTCTTTGGTGGACGAAATTTTGCGATTGGCTTGACATTGACGGAGCGCTTTTTCGG GTAGCTTTTCGGGTTGGCTTTTTGTTGGGGGTGTGGCTTTGTAGGAATGAGATTGTTTTTAGAGAGGTTTTGTTAGATAGTTTTGATACCATGGGATTGATTAAATTCTTGTCTTGGGAATTGTTTCTCTCTTCCTTCCAAGTTAGAGATACGGCTCTTTGGGTGAATTGGTGTGTTCATCCGGTGTTGTGTTTTTGA
- the LOC131617946 gene encoding uncharacterized protein LOC131617946 yields the protein MDSQVCETLAYDVEIKGDNLLMSLMEELPCDENDDERLDSLIRSFEAEISESKMGDHDDSTSIESLQMKSNFEENYNELWNIGQVGEEHEFVIEWVDMDLIPSFQFDDGSWECFGDEKDVMMVDHLMVCDDGFEFDMEEHAYNSFWQDNYEMGLVH from the coding sequence ATGGATTCACAAGTTTGTGAAACTTTAGCTTATGATGTAGAAATCAAGGGCGATAATCTTCTCATGTCACTAATGGAAGAGTTGCCATGTGATGAAAATGATGATGAAAGATTAGATAGCTTGATAAGATCTTTTGAGGCTGAAATTAGTGAAAGCAAGATGGGTGATCATGATGATTCAACAAGTATAGAATCACTACAAATGAAGAGCAATTTTGAAGAGAATTACAATGAATTATGGAACATAGGACAAGTGGGTGAAGAGCATGAATTTGTGATTGAATGGGTTGATATGGATTTGATACCATCCTTCCAATTTGATGATGGGAGTTGGGAGTGTTTTGGAGATGAGAAGGATGTCATGATGGTTGATCATTTAATGGTTTGTGATGATGGGTTTGAATTTGATATGGAAGAACATGCTTACAATTCATTTTGGCAAGATAATTATGAGATGGGTTTGGTTCATTAG